The Clavelina lepadiformis chromosome 1, kaClaLepa1.1, whole genome shotgun sequence genome segment tctATTTGTACGTAAATTGGAAGGCGTTGAATTATGTCGTCGACACTTATGATAGGGGCGAGAAAAAAAGTATTAATATTATACTTAGAATTCATTAATGAACTATGCCGTTGTATTGACAGCTTAAATTTCAGTACAGAAATTAGTTTATACGTAGAACGTAAACGAAACCTACATAAACCGCACAGGGTGGTCTTTTTGCCTTAGgaagacaaaatttttgcaacgTTACAATCATCTTTCAATACAAAATcgtaaaacaaagttttgcacaACAGCTCGAATTACAACGTCAACCAACAGtgtttattcaaaaatgaGACGGTTAAGGATATTTTTGGTTCAGCACTGAGTGGCCAAAGCCCAGGAATAAAACGCGAAGAAATTCCAATCAACAGGGAAGCTGGCGGCACCGCTCTTACGCATGGcaaaatctgaaaataaacttacaatttcatttgaaaaaaaaggaaaacttTGCACTTgtacaaaataacaataaaaagcaTTACAAGAAAGGTGAAAGAAAACTAACGCTAactataaaatacacaaattGCGAACGAATCAAACCCATATAAAGAAAATTCGAAAACAAACCAGCAACCAATCACATCACATCTTGCATGAGCTATCACGAATTTATAACACATGAAGTTGTAACGTCCTAACGAAAatgtgtaaaaatttaaactaaatCCTTGCACAACAGCAAACTATTGTAAGGTGTTTGTCACATTTGTTAAAGTTCCGTCTCATCAAATTGAGTCCCGTTTTAAGCTGCAACTTAATTGGTGAGGAATAAATTGGCGCCAATGTTGATCGTGTCAATTGATTGGTCCAGTTGGACAAACTGAATTTAAGTGAATTATAAGTCGCCAAATATGTTTAATTATCTTAGCAATCCCTATCGGGTTTTGTATCTTTTGGtatatgatgtcataatgttTAACATCTTAGGTTTTAAGatcataatctttatcatATGACTGAAGCTAACTTGGAATTATTACTTTAGGAAACAACTTTATCAGTAGCACAGACATAACAGTCATTAGGCAGAATGAACACAATAGCCAGAACAATAgaagtaaaaaattgtttcaatatattttctgTGGTTCTAGTTCTTGTGTTCGTATTGCGTTGTATATTTTACACTTCATTTAATGATGATTGAGGCGATTGTGACTCACAGTATTGCACTTTTGAAAAATGCTCTTTGGTACCTTCACATTGCTTATTCATACAATAGGTTATTAGGACGCAGATTAGCTTAACCAGTTGTCCATTCTTTTCGATTTTAATTATTTCGACATAATTCCGCTATCTGTTACTGATCATAATTTACGTAATAGGTACTGTTAATATCGCTACTCTCGGGATATTATTAATTGATCTCAGTCGATAAGACGTTCGGCAGAATCTCTTGTAATTTAGAAAGCCATGAACATGAACGTAATACTCCAGAATAGAATCACAATGCACAACCAAGAAAGCACATGGCGGCAGGGCTGTCACAAATGAAAACCAGAAAATCCCTAAAGCTataccaaaaaaaaaaaaatccaaaaaacCAATTGGTTGGCATGAAAAATCCCTAAACCATAAATAATTAGCGCGTTATACTATTATGTTATCACTAGCCTAGTGCGATTactttttgacctaaaaaaacgaaatttttgacctaaaaattgaaaattttgacgtataaagaactcaagtagttaaattacgcattatttgtacaaaaatttaaaatttattgtagtaaagaaggtcaaaaatctgaacacagacctagtctattctgaaaagggaattgagctaattacaaatcactgccaaaaaactgcagctaagacacaacaaaaactgttcaatacattttaaatttcaaaacacaatttcaaaaatcccCAAAAAATCCCTAGATCATCAAAATACCAAGACTTGTCCCTAAAAGGGGTTAAAAGTTCCAATTTGGAACAAAATCGCTAAAAGTGAGAGCGCTTCATGGCGGTAGCATGGACAACATAGAAATGTTAACAAGTACTTCATACATGTCAACAGGTACGGTATTATACGCCTCTATCAATGAAACTTGGTAACTTTAATTTccatttgcaataaaacaaatgaacgtaaacaatacaaataaGTATTGAACAACAACAGTTTATTGGAAACAGTTGAAACTGAAATTGATGCACAAAACGCTGCATGCAGAACCCAGGGCGGCGAAACTACCTAGGACGGCCGGCAGATCTCCTAAGATCCCTCATTAAACTACAAAACCAGAGAAAATCGAATTAAAGATATAAATTCTAATTACGTGACATAAACCGTATTTCTCTGATTGTGTATTTACGGGTTCTCTGTCCAAAAAAAGTCTATTTTAcgattttgaaaaatcatcCATTTCAACTCAAAAACTTTTGCCAAAATGTAAGAGTTTGCTTTATTTAACCTAGCAAGGAAGCTAGTCAAGTTAAATAAAGATAAAACCTGCTCCATTTCTTTGAGGATTAccatgtaaatttacaaatcgatataaaatgatttaattgtgtttttaaaaacatccTCAGAAATAATGCTGTGTTAGGGGAAACACCTAAGCCAAAATTCTGTAACAGATTGTTATTTTGGTCTGTTCattacataaaaacatttcatgcAAAACGTTATTTTAAACGAGTAGCAATGGATAAATTCAACTCTGGAGCAATCACCTTAAAATATCTCGCATTTTTGGAAGTAATCAACTCTCAATGCTTGACCACTCCTCCCGTTTATTCGAATCTCGAGAAATCTTTTAAATCTAGAACAGCGTGggccaactgcaggcccgcgggccaaagttggcccgcgagcaccgattttttggcccgcgaactgatagtcagcttggatagtcgctattgtcgaggaagaacctcgaccgcagatgtcatattgatcagcatttaatagctaaattttgaactattctaatttcagttttaataaaaaatgagaacttttttcagttctaatttcagttctaatatcaatgtcacattgtttttcagttcgaatttcacatttcttcagttctaatttaaaaacattagcccgcaagataaaaaaaatttctgattttggctcgcgatgaaaagaagttggaccacgctgatctACAAGATCAGAAACAGTAACGGCAAGAAGGCAGAAAGGTCGTTGCGGGAACCTTGTAGAAGTTTAGCTGGAGTTGAAACAGCTGCTTTTGATTAAACGTGTCTGTGAAGTGaacatttatttctttacAAGCATGTATCGTATGTATATAGGCAGCCTTTGAGAGATAATAGTAGTACGTTTGTTTTACTTGCAAACGATCCAAAACGCTATACCACGTCTAACTAAACCCAACTAAACCCTTTATAATACCTACGAACCGTAATACAACTTTTATTACTAAACAAAGCTAAATGCATAATTGTCTACCGATTTAATGGGCATGCGGCAATTAGCAAGTGAGACGCAGTGGTGggtaacaaaacaaaagtttttcaaatgaaagcaAAGAATAGCGTTTACTTTGCGTCCAGAAGTGCAAACAATAGGAGTgggaaatatttctttgttcttGGAACTATACgctatttctgttttatttcacCCATCTCTTTTTTGTTTCACAGGTTTCTACCCATATCAATCTTTCAATCTTTATCATGTCTCAATCTGCTGGTTCCAATGCCACATCTCCCGACTCTACCCCCACCCGTCTATACCCGACTTTAAATTTCCCTTTCAGCTACGAACAAGATGATCGTGCAGATATGCGGCCATAAGGAGAGGAGGTCTGGCTGAACAAGACCTTTGAAACTGCTATGGTTCGGTTCCAGTCTGTTATgactagggcccgcaaaagtcaataaagtcaaaaatttttaaggacctcgtctgaccatgaatcaaagaataaagttgttttcagcacctaggggattgtttctaagaagtttataggtcaaaataaagtcaaaatttacaataaagtcaaaattttcaataaagtcaaaatttgtcaaaatatggctttttacaaagtttttgtgtttcttgagagtaattcttgtaaaaatcctcgtggaagcattgtaaatcaggaactgcgacacaatttaacaatattaacccataaaagcaggaaataagtcacattgcccacttggatcagcagtaacttttatcgcaaattgtccattgtttattcattgttacgtatttaaataattcgtataaaacatttccttttcataaacgtggtattttcgaagatcaacagtttggattttaggaatagcctactgacattctgtaatacaaaaatgcctaagcaagctaaatcgtcttcagcaaaagttagacagatttgtcgagatttttctgatgaatttaatgcaactcccgggggtgatttaaggtgcaatttttgcgaggttatagtgaagtgcgataaaaagtattttgttgaaagccacaggaaaagtaaacgccatcaagctggattggagcaagaacaagcattccctgtttaatttgctgtttattagaatttaccatgcggagaaaatcgaggcaaagtgcccttttcacaaggacaaaataacacaagctacctaaatttattgccaaaaaacacgacgcactttttataatccataaaacaccttgacttttcgacaaaatattacgtttgggtctgaaatcgacaaaatattatgtttgggtaactggaggaagaactgtggcctctacaaataagcaatttcgttaggtcaaaataaagtcaaaatttgataaaaataaagtcaaaaaaaaatttttttaggtcaaaataaaaatggccctagttaTGACGTATCTGAAGGTTAGGTAACTTACGAAGTTGTAAATGAAGCAAAGCGAAAAGCGAAGAAGAGTTGTAAATGCGAAGAAGCGAGTTGTAAATGTATTGCAACTTAACAGTAAGTTGACATTCTTATTAGACCTATGTTCCAGGCAAAAATAGGCAACTAAAAATCAGGGCAATTTATGTCTTACATTTCAAATGAACAGGAGACAAACCGCGATATCCCACCGTCGCAACAACCATTAACATCGGTACCATCGTCTCGGTCTGGGTTGCCTGCCCCCTCCCCTTCCGATGAGGCCCCCGTACCCAACCCTGCTTTCCAGTCTCAACCGCAAGCCCCTCAACCGTCTGCCGGTACTAACCACTTAAGCCTGTTTATTGTCCCGTTTCATACTCAGTCGTTAAACAGGCTGAAATATTATTACAGCCGCAGTCCCAATGGAGTCAGGTTCCTCGCAACCCAATTCGCTGCCTCCGAGTGCGGCCAGGAGCAATGTGATTGGGAGTCCCAGTCAACGTAAGTTACGACCACGCAAGAGGCGAAAATCTCCCGTTCACACGTAAGTTTTAATTCCctgaaaacacaatttattCATCAGTAGTTGCTAAGAGCTTTCATTTACCAAACAACCTACAAAGCAGATGCATTTtatacgttttttttttttcagacaACCAAAGCGACAAAGATATGTTCGTCCAGAGTCGCACTGCTCGTATGATAGCAGTTACGTTAATGAAACATCCAATCATGATCGTTGTGGTTTCATGACGCAACAATGCGTcctttatttaaaatgttcgTTCTTTAACCTTTCAATTTTCAGGTGTTTAGCCGCAGTTGCCCGCCCTGCTCAAGCACAGGCAGTACAAAGAGCGCCTCGACCGGAAGCTTTGTAAGAAGTATTTcaagttttcattaaaatcatttttaaaaaggttttattcgGCGCAGGACGgagtcaaattttttttaaatcagtaATCAGGCTTCAAACCATGAATCTTTTTGTCCAAGTAAAAtgacaattttaataaataatgttTAGATGCATGGTAATTGATGGTACTTAGGTTGCAATCTCACTGCGGCCGAGTTTTACAAATTAACAATCTCATCCATCAATTAACGTGAGGCATTCTATTGTTTGTAGATGTAGAGGCCATATATCGGAGAATATTTCGTTCACATATAGACGTGGCAGGACCAAGTCGTTCGATGGTGTAAGTTTGAACGAAGATAACCAGATAATTTGGTTGGCCGCCATTATTTCATTGACAAAAATCGTACGTTTGAAGCTATTAACCTGCTTTCAGCATAGCAACCTACGTGAAACGGTGAAATTGCCACACTCGATATTTCGTAGACTAAATTTCATAAATCCCAAAAAAATGTGTCGAAGGTTTGTTTCGACGTTTCAGTAAACTAGTTAATTATATGGTTTTAATTTCATATCGACACCAATCGGCGACAAACAAGGACCTCGGGAAAGATTTCTAACTCAAGTAGAAATTGTCACTGTTTGCATTGCGCGGATGGTCAGGTTTTCTATCGGGCTTTGCCTCTATCCAGATGTCCAATTCGTGACATGGCTTTAAAATGTGAATTATGACTTGAATGTTGcatgattttaaaaagttttaaatttatttttttggttttatagGAGTTAAAACTTAAGTAACTTTCCCTGAAGTCAAAAGCTCTTAAAGAAGAGGTCTTAGACGGACTGAGCCGAAGCTCAGCAACCTACAAAGAAGGTAACCAGTAATTtctatatatacagtagtttttgTTGGCATCTAGAGTCCTAATGACTCAAGTTTGTAACTCTACTCGGATCCTGTTTTAAAAGAGTCTTGACCAGAGTCTCTTTCACGGAAATTACAAAAATGGCGAAATTGTATTGGCTTGACTTCCTTAAACCCGATTCGAGTTACTCTTAAAGACTTGATTTTTGAATCCCTTTGAGAAACTTTAAGAATGACGACTTTTGACTAAATCGGGAAATTATTTACGAAACGGTATTTTGCTTTCAATATATGACTTGGATTCAGATAGCTACTGGGAAGGCAAACAGGCCTCATGCGGTCTGCGAAAACTTTTGCTAGCCTTCACTGTATAGTCTAGTGTAAAATTAGCTGTTAAAATACAACAGCAGACTATGTCTACTGTAATAAGCAGACAAGTCAAGACCACGATTTATGGTTTTAATTACCTTAAAATAGAACATAcatctaaaaacaaaagcttaCCAGTTATTACACTAAGCGTACATTTGTGATCATTTATTATACACATTATTCATTTCAAATGCATCTACTAGGGATGGGATGTAGTTGAGACTACGAATGCTTTTCTGTGAAAAAGAATGAGAATAGCAGTAAACTGAATGTGATGTGAATACAGAAATATAAAGAAACTGgaaaaattattacatcaattcaaaaacattgcaaacaacaaaactcaaaacaaaataagacaAACATCCTCAAATGGTTCATATTTCGTAATGtgacttttgcaaatgtttaacaATAGAGCAAAACATAACAATCATTGGCATAAATAACAAATCACCAAACTAGTTTTATGTGGAAGAAAAATTAATACTAACATTACTATAACTctgaaagcaaacaaagatCAAAACATTGTCACATCAACATTTTATAATAGATCTGATTAACAcctaaacttttattaaaggggctctccagtgtggactttcatatgacgttgCAAATggttgttttgtgaaaataatttgaaacaaacatcgcattgatatggacgctctccagtatggactttcatatgagtgtgtaaattgctgttttgtgaaaataatttacagcaaacattgcattgatgagggcgctctccagtgtggactttcatatgcgttcgcaaattgctgttttgcaaaaaggatttgaaacatattttgcattgataagggcgctctccagtatggactttcatatgacgctgcaaatggttgttctgcaaaaataatttgaaacaaacatcgcattgataagggcgctctccagtgtggactttcatatgacattgcaaatgtttgttttgtgaaaataatttgaaacaaacatcgcattgatatggacgctctccagtgtggactgtCATATGAGTTTGTAAATTGccgttttgtgaaaatgatttgcagcaaacattgcactgataagggcgctctccagtgtggactttcatatgactttgcaaatggctgtttcgtgaaaaagatttcaaacaaacattgcattgataagcGCGCTCTCCATTGTGGACTTTCATGTGTTGCTTCAAagtgctgttttgtgaaaatgatttgcgaCAAACTTGACATTGGTATAACTCTATACTCATGTGAgtctttaaatgaattttcatgtttgctttttgtgtgaaagatttatcacaaacagtGCAAGAGAATTGcttcattttgtcattttcaacAATTCCTGAACATTTAACTTCTTCACTATTGCTCTCACGATTCGTTATgtttttatcagaaaattttgtagCCAATTTGTTATATTGCTCATGCGAGTTTCTTTCCTTCAAGCTTTCAGAATCAACAACTTCATCATCGGATGTTGTATTTCCTTCATTCTCTGGCTGAGGGAAAACATTATTTGACATGAGAATAAATGTGGCATCTGTCTCATTCCGGAAAATCTCAATatcctgaaacaaaaaagatttttcttcAATAGCTTCAAGATGAGCTACAACTGATGCCTTCTCTGAATGAACTTCCTGAATACAAATGCTAGTATCAGACTCAGACTGTTTAGATGATGGTTgcaatgtttcttcaaatggaattgtattgtttatggTTTCAGTTCTCTTCGTTTCTTCAAGAAGCTTTAAATCCATGTCTTCCATGTTTTCTTGCACCTTTGCAAATTCCATTTTCTTATGATATCTTGttgcattgattttaattcttgcaaaataagatcattcaatgtttttaaaacaacctCAAGTTGTATACGACCTGGTTGACATTCTGTGGTTGCATATGATACTGTTTATACTTATGACCTATACACTAAGTAAAGGAAGATAAATGTTAAAgcttaaaaatgtaaaaatacaaaaaacgttttgacAAATATTGCAATCGAcaataatcaaaataaaatgagaaaaacaaattCCTAAAGTTAATTCATGCAGTGTAACTGTTGTGAATGTTTAGAAATATGCCTGACAAATGTGCTTTCAACTTAAACGACTTCTCACAATGAGAACACTGGTATGGTTGCCCACTCGTGTGAATTGCCAAATAAAACTGCAAATGGCTGTTTTGTGTAAAATGATTTGTAGCAAACATcaagtgaaaatgatttgcaacaaattttggATTGAAAAGTATGCCCTTCAGTATGAACTTCAGTGTGAATGTTTATATGATACTGCAAATTCCTGCTTagtaaaaatgatttgcagcaaacattaCCCTGATGATAGCGCTCTCCAGTGCGGACAGTCataagttgctttaaaacacTGTTACGTAAAAGcgatttgcaacaaactccACATTGATGTGGCCACAAGTACACAACCGAATTTATTTTACTCACAGTTATCACCAAGATTGGAAACATccaattaaaattgttttaaacataaaagcatttccaacaacaacaacagcatgAATATCACAGCAtagtaaaacatttccatACCACCTGGATGACACTTCATACTTTACACTGTAATGAatcaaataatataaaaatttggcaacagattaaagaaatgaaaaagctaaaaaggattcacaaaaataatttatcagAGTGAATGACAccagaaaaattttcaattaaataaattcacttaaatattttatcacaGAGTTTACACAAGTATGGTCTTGCAATGCTACGATTTCCATAAACCCCCCACAAATGTGATTTCAACTTCTGTCTTTTTACAACGAGAACAATTTGTGTAGTTTTATCTAGTGTGGATTCTTATGATACAGAAAGTAACAGctttgtaaaaatgttttggaaCAAACCCGTGATTGATATGGCCGCATGTCCGTGTTTAAATGAGTTTGATTATTGTGTAAAAGATATATCACAAAGAGTGATTGTCGCAAACAGTAACAAGCCGACAATGATCGAAGAATGCTCAGCCTTTTTGGTAGTATTGGTTAAATCACATTTACTATGTATTTTTCAGGAAATTCATTAGACAATAAGTTATATTCCACACATGACATCATATCTTTACCATCAAGTTGTCAGAAACAAACACTGTGTCTTTGGCTGTGGCATTTGCTTCATTCCTTAAACGAGGGTCAATATTCTCTAACATGGTAGTAGTTGTGTCATTGTTCTTGCTCTGTGATACCTCCGGATCTTGCAAATACGAAGCCTTCCAACCCTAAAATGATGATATTCCTTCATCAGTAGCTTTAAGCCGAAGAAAAAGTGATACTTTCTTTTAAAGAACTTTCTGAACAAGTGTCAATGTTAAATTCTGCATCTGATGTCAATGTTACTTCAATTGGCGTTGAATTATTTATGATTTCAGTTTTCTCGGTTTCATCTTCATCTTCATCTTCATAACTTATCAAGCATACTTTAATTCTTGTGAAATCAGatcactgattgcttttaATACAACGTCAACCAATCAGCAATCTGATTGACACTCCATAGCTGATACATGGTGTGGTTTAGACTACGacttattttctaaaaaaagaaTGAGAATAGCAGGAAACTGCATTTGATGTGAATACAGAAATATAAAGAAACTGgaaaaattattacatcaattcaaaacattgcaaacaacaaaattcaaaacaaaacaagacaAACATCCTTAAATGGTTCATATTTCGTAACAGGACTTTTGCAAATgtataaaaatgaaacaagatTTTTACGGCGCAAAACACAACAATCATTGGCATAAATAACAAATCACCAAACTAGCTTtatgttgaaaaaatattaatactaACATTACTGCAACTctgaaagcaaacaaacatcAAAACATTGCCACatcaatattttataataGATCTGATTAACACGTAAACTTCCATTAAAGGCGCTCTctagtgtggactttcatatgacgttgCAAATGgcagttttgtgaaaataatttgaaacaaatatcGCATTGATAtggacgctctccagtatggactttcatatgacgcttcaaagtgctgttttgtgaaaataatttacagcaaacattacattgataaggacgctctccagtgtggactttcatatgactttGCAAATAGCTGTTTCGTGAaaaagatttcaaacaaattttgcattgataaggacgctctccagtgtggactttcatatgactttgcaaatggctgtttcgtgaaaaagatttcaaacaaacattacattgataaggacgctctccagtatgaatTTTCATATGAAGCTGTAAATTGCTGCTTCGTGAAAATGCTTTACAGCAAAAATCGCATTGATATGCACGCTCTCCAGTATGCACTTTCATATGCGTTTGCAAATAGCTGTTTCGTGAAAAAGacttcaaacaaacattgcattgataagggcgctcttcagtatggactttcatatgactttGCAAATAGCTGTTTCGTGAAAAAGacttcaaacaaacattgcattgataaggacgctctccagtgtggactttcatatgactttGCAAAGTactgtttcgtgaaaatgattgacagcaaacattgcatggataagggcgctctccagtgtggactttcatatgtttcTCCAAATCGCTGttttgcgaaaatgatttgcaacaaacatcgcattgataagggtgctctccagtgtggactttcatatgttgcttcaaagtgctgttttgcgaaaatgatttgcaacaaattttgcattgataagggcgctctccagtgtggactttcatatgttggTTCAAAccgctgttttgtgaaaatgatttgcaacaaacatcgcattgatatgcacgctctccagtgtggacttttatatgttgcttcaaagtgctgtttcgtgaaaatgatttggaacaaattttgcattgataagggcgctctccagtgtggactttcatatgtttcTTCAAACcactgttttgtgaaaatgattt includes the following:
- the LOC143444885 gene encoding uncharacterized protein LOC143444885: MEFAKVQENMEDMDLKLLEETKRTETINNTIPFEETLQPSSKQSESDTSICIQEVHSEKASVVAHLEAIEEKSFLFQDIEIFRNETDATFILMSNNVFPQPENEGNTTSDDEVVDSESLKERNSHEQYNKLATKFSDKNITNRESNSEEVKCSGIVENDKMKQFSCTVCDKSFTQKANMKIHLKTHMSIELYQCQVCRKSFSQNSTLKQHMKVHNGERAYQCNVCLKSFSRNSHLQSHMKVHTGERPYQCNVCCKSFSQNGNLQTHMTVHTGERPYQCDVCFKLFSQNKHLQCHMKVHTGERPYQCDVCFKLFLQNNHLQRHMKVHTGERPYQCKICFKSFLQNSNLRTHMKVHTGERPHQCNVCCKLFSQNSNLHTHMKVHTGERPYQCDVCFKLFSQNNHLQRHMKVHTGEPL
- the LOC143444741 gene encoding uncharacterized protein LOC143444741, whose amino-acid sequence is MEDMYLKLLEETKRTETMNNTMPFEETLQPSAIQSESDTTISIQEVHSEKASAVAHRESDNREDKCSGTVGNNKIKHFCCTVCDKSFRKKANMKIHLKTHMSIELYQCRVCCKSFSRNSTLKQHMKVHTGERRYQCDVCCKSFSQNSHLQSHMKVHTGERRYQCKVCCKSFSQNSTLKQHMKVHTGERAYQCDICCKSFSQNSGLKKHMKVHTGERPYQCKICSKSFSRNSTLKQHIKVHTGERAYQCDVCCKSFSQNSGLNQHMKVHTGERPYQCKICCKSFSQNSTLKQHMKVHTGEHPYQCDVCCKSFSQNSDLEKHMKVHTGERPYPCNVCCQSFSRNSTLQSHMKVHTGERPYQCNVCLKSFSRNSYLQSHMKVHTEERPYQCNVCLKSFSRNSYLQTHMKVHTGERAYQCDFCCKAFSRSSNLQLHMKIHTGERPYQCNVCLKSFSRNSHLQSHMKVHTGERPYQCKICLKSFSRNSYLQSHMKVHTGERPYQCNVCCKLFSQNSTLKRHMKVHTGERPYQCDICFKLFSQNCHLQRHMKVHTRERL